From the Methanobacterium sp. CWC-01 genome, the window GTAGTGATACTACTGGTAGCAAGCTACGCTGGTGAACAAAATGAACAGAACAGCGTGGCTAGCTCGGTGCGGCAGGGTGCAACCAGTGCGGTAACGGAACTGTCCATCCTGAATCGTACCATACAGCCGGTAAGGGTCAACGGGGTCAACATGACCAGCGGTAACGATATCATCATCACCATAAATCTCTCTGATCCATCATTAAATCTCGAACAGAAAGCCACCATACTCCAGGGTTCCAAATCTTCACTGGAAGATCAGGGATTTTCTGTGGCTGGAAACGGTGTACCTATCCAAAATTTAACCTTCAACACCTCACGTCATAGTTACCTGGTAATAGTGACATAGGAGATTACATATGAACGAAGAAGAAAATGTGCAACAGGCTGAATTTACCCGTAAACCCAAAAAAAAGAGTAAAATAAATAAATATGGCTTGCTTTTCAGTCTGATCTTCATTATAGTGGGACTGGTCTGGTATGGGGTTAACCTGGGAATAATTCCCTATGAACTTCTTCTGGAACAGGCTGGACCAATTATTCTCATTATCATTGGTCTTTTAATTCTGGTCAAATCCTTCTGAGTATAATTGAACCATATTCCTTTTTTATAATTCTTTTTTAATTTTTAATACCCCCTATAATTAGTATTAATAGTACTGGAGTACATATCCAATTTGACAAAGGGAGATGTTTTATCATGAGAGATTTACTGGGAAAGTTATCCAACGCCTCTGGCGTCTCAGGATTCGAGGAAGAAGTCCGCAATCTAATGATCAGGGAACTGGAAGGCCATGTTGATGATTTACAGGTGGACAACATGGGTAACCTCATAGCCATAAAAGAGGGAGAACCGGATGGGAAAAAGGTTATGCTGGCGGCTCATATGGATGAAATTGGACTTATGGTCCGCTACATTGATAAGGAAGGGTTTATAAAGTTCTCCAAGATTGGAGGGATTAATGACCAGATGCTGTTAAACCAGGAAG encodes:
- a CDS encoding class III signal peptide-containing protein, whose translation is MNDRGQISAEYILMLGFLIVVILLVASYAGEQNEQNSVASSVRQGATSAVTELSILNRTIQPVRVNGVNMTSGNDIIITINLSDPSLNLEQKATILQGSKSSLEDQGFSVAGNGVPIQNLTFNTSRHSYLVIVT